The genomic window CCGCCCCAACCAGCAATGAATCTTGACTCGCTCTCGCTGGCTTTGTCTCAAATCAGCTACCTGGTGGACAATTTAACTAAGAAAAACTACAGAGCCAGCCAGCAGGAAATACAACATGTGAGTGTTTTGGTGTCATAACTTACACTTATGCTATGTTCAGACTCCAGGCAAATTGGATTTTTTCTCAAATCGGATCATCTCAGGCAGACTCTGTCCACGCTATTTATTGTAAGTGATCAAATAAGATTTGTGTGTCCAGACATAATCAACCTATCTGCATGGGTTGCTTTGGCAACTACGTAGGCTTACCCACGTATGTGATGAGGCTTTTTCAAAACGGATCATCTAGCTCTCCAAATAAGCTCCCTGTTGAGTTGCTCCGTCACACAGGAAAATGCCGAAATCTTTGGACATACCATTTGAACGCCAAATGAATTCTTCCGGCATTTCTGTCCAACAGTTTCGATGCTATCGTTGTTAAGTGACGCAAAAGAGTTTGAAATCTGATTTGAGCCTCCAGACTGAGACTGAATTGTGGTTTGAATCAGATTTGAAaaaatcacgtttttttgcTGTCCAGACTTTCAAAAACCTTTTTATGGATAAAATCTGGATatgcaacaaaaataaattgcatttttgctTTCTGTCTGAACTTTAGTTATCAGATTTTAACCTGTGATATAATGTGAACATTTAGTTTCATAAGCAAACTAAAGGTACTGACAAATCTGATGCACTTTTTCTCAGATTGTGAATCGTCACGGCCCTGAGGCAGACCGGCATTTATTACGCTGTCTCTTTTCCCATGTGGATTTCAGTGGCGATGGTAAAAGCAGTGGCAAAGATTTCCACCAGGTAATAAATGTAGCTTCTGCTTTGAAAATGGAGACtgttcatcaaaaataaaagcTTATTAGTTTCAGTATTTGTTTAATGTGGTGTTTCCCATCTCTTATTTGCTTCAGACACAATTTCTGATCCAGGAGTGTGTGTCTCTTATTACGAAGCCAAATTTTATTTCAACGCTTTGCTACGCCATTGACAATCCCCTGCACTATCAAAAGGTTTGTTCATCTGCCTTTCatatttaactttttatatTCAATGCCAGTTTTGTGATTTAAGTGCTTGTTTATTGTACATTTTAGTTTATTGGTTgcatgtctgtttgtttgtagaGTTTGAAACCATCACCTCATTTATTTACTCAGCTGAGTAAAGTTCTCAAGCTAAGCAAGGTTCAAGAGGTAAGCTTtctaatatatttcaaaataaattcatCAAATGAATGTGAGAACTAAATCTTTTGCTTTCACCAGGTGATTTTTGGCCTTGCTCTGCTGAACTCCAGCAACGCAGACCTTCGAGGGTTTGGTACGTGTTCACTTCATGAATTATTCATCTTTCAGTTTCACTTCTGCGGCCTTAGATGCTTCTCGAACATTTTCGGCGTGACAAACCCTGGTTTCTTGCTTTCACAGCTGCTCAATTTGTGAAGCAGAAGCTCCCTGACCTTCTCCGCTCGTACGTGGACGCGGACCTCGGAGGGAATCAGGAAGGTGGCTTCCAAGACATTGCCATAGAGGTTCTGCATCTGCTCCTCTCCCATCTTCTGTTCGGTCAGAAGGGCTCGAGCGGAGTCGGACAAGAGCAGATTGACGCGTTCCTCAAAACACTGTGCAGAGGTTAGTGGAAAAATATACTAGAAAATAGTTTCTTTATGTTTGGATAGGTCTTTGGATTGGAATCGGTTCTCATGCTGTGCTCTAGAGTCATTTAGTcctgtgttttttgtttgtgtccCAGATTTCCCGCAGGAGCGCTGTCCTGTGGTGCTCGCACCACTGCTGTACCCTGACAAACGGGACATTCTAATGGACAGGATCCTGCCAGACTCTGCAGATTTAAATAAGACCATGATGGAGAGTTCCCTTGCTGACTTCATGCAAGAAGTTGGCTATGGCTTTTGTGCGAGGTATGAACAAATTAAATGGAGAAGATCACCCGaaatttaaatttgtattattttttttttttttttttttttctgaaggaTTTTGACATGCACTTATGCAGTGAATGTGGTATTGACATTTAAAGGGATTCTAATGTTTTGATTAATTGTGTCCCCAGTGTCGAAGAGTGCAGGAACATAATCCTGCAGTATGGGGTGCGAGAGGTGACAGCCAGTCAGGTGGCCAGAGTGCTGGGGATGATGGCCCGCACTCACTCCGGCCTGTCCGACGGCATTGGCCTACAGGTACATTCCCTGTCTGGGCGTGTTTTTTGGTTATGCTGGACTTCTGTTGTAACAAAGCTTGATTAAACATGGATTAGGTAGTGTGAGCAGGTTTGAGTAACTGGTTTGTGTATCTGTAGTCCATTTCCAATCCAGTGGGTGGAGGGATCTGGAGTGATGGGAAGGACAAGAGTGATGGCTCTCAGGCCCACACCTGGAATGTTGAAGTTCTGATTGATGTGGTCAAAGAAGTGGTAAGGTTCTTATTTTAAATGGGACTGCACagtttgataaataaaaattcaaaatttttCTGATAAATTATTgctgcattttaaaaaaattaccaTTTTAAAAAAGCTCCATGTTTGCTGTGCTTGTTTATAGGGCAACATAATTTGGCAAAAATGGATTATATATCAATGATGTATTTGTATGTTGGCGGAGAGCCATTTAAAACTTTGTAAGCACTTATTACAATTTTGGGAAGATGGTTGCAATTCGGTGCAATGCTTTTAAGCGCTGTTGAGCATATTCATAAACGcctgattggccgttgttttTGCACTTAACATAtatgtgattggctacaatgatcaatgcacgggagcgtttgaaagcacgcgtaagtgtttgaatttgaaatcgggtgtatctgtgtaagcgctcagtGATCATTGTTGCCAAACAAACACATCTGATGAGCACGTAACCACAATGGCCAATAAGAAGTGTTtatgaatccactcaacagcgctcaaagcgtcgcatttttacaatttcagtAAACTCACTGAAAGACCTACATCTGACAACACTGTTATAAGCGACAGAAATTAGATCAGAGTgcatatatttgcatatatgcaaTATATATTGCAGTGCATGTTTAAGTAATAAGCCATatacccccagtttcacagacaaggcttaagctagtcctagactaaattgcttgtttgagctgctttaactgaaagcaacttgtactgacatatcttaaaatgtcaAAGCCATTTTTTTGTCTCAAGATCCACACCAATAATGTGTTATTGTAgggtacgtttataaaagctacttaaataccctaattgaactaaggcctaatcctggcttagcctaagccctgtctgtgaaaccgggccattatgtttttgattttgttttaatttaatcatGCAGTTCTAATTTTAGATGCTTTACCAGGTCAAATGTTAGTAGGCAGCTAAAGTTTCCCACATTTTTATCACTATTTGACTCTGCTTGTTCTCCTCAGAACCCCAATCTGAATTTTAAAGAGGTGACCTATGAGCTTGATCACCCAGGCTTTCTGATCCGGGACAGTAAGGGTCTTCAGATAGTGGTCTATGGGGTCCAGAGGGGTCTGGGAATGGAGGTGTTCCCAGTGGATCTCATCTACAGACCATGGAAGCATGCAGAAGGACAggtaaaaaagtttttaattgtTGCCAAATCATATTAAATTACTCGTCCAGAAGTTTGCATTGGAAATGAAATGGCATATTGAATCCCCGCTGTTCTGTTCTCCAGTTATCGTTCATTCAGCACTCCCTGATGAGTCCTGAAGTGTTCTGCTTTGCTGACTACCCCTGTCATACGGTTGCCATTGACATCCTGAAGGCCCCACCCGAGGATGACAACAGAGAGATAGCCACATGGTTAGTGTTGAGCCATTTAAGACAATCTAGTGTTTCTAAAAAGTGACTGTTTGGTCCATCTGTATGCTTAATATCTTCTCCTTTCACTTTGGTCAACAGGAAGAGCTTGGACCTAGTGGAGAGCCTCCTGCGCCTCTCTGAAGTTGGGCATTATGAACAGGTGAAGCAGCTCTTTAGCTTCCCCATCAAGCACTGCCCAGACATGCTGGTGCTGGCGCTGCTGCAGATCAGCACCTCCTGGCACACCCTGCGTCATGAGCTCATCTCCACCCTCATGCCCATCTTCCTGGGCAACCACCCCAACTCTGCTATCATCTTGCACTATGCCTGGCATGGACAGGTGAGTGGATTTGACATTTATATGAAGAGGCACAAAGTTCCTTTAGGGTGTCACTGTGTACTAATATGTGCCTGGCTTATGTTTCCAGGGCCAGTCCCCCTCCATCCGCCAGTTGATCATGCACTCTATGGCCGAGTGGTACATGAGAGGAGAGCAATACGACCAGGCCAAGCTATCTCGCATCCTGGATGTGGCTCAAGACTTGAAGGTACTAATCTTCTCAACTCCTGCACCTGCATCACGAGGAATAGATATTAGCTTTGGAAACTGTGAACCAGTTTTTAAGCAAAACTGTTTCTTTTAattctttctcttttctctccttttttttttttttaaatctcattgCAGTCTCTATCGATGCTGCTGAATGGTACTCCATTTGCCTTTGTTATTGACCTTGCTGCACTTGCCTCTCGCCGTGAATACCTCAAACTTGACAAATGGCTCACTGACAAAATACGAGAGCACGGGGTAAGTGTGCATTCATATTtgcattactgttcaaaagtttggggtcggtaaggatttatttatttttaagtttcttGCGCTTaccatggctgcatttatttgatatactAAAAGCAGTGATAATTGTAAGATTATTGcagtttaaaatgaaatgtctgATGGCAAAGCAAATTTTTCAGCAGCcaatactccagtctttagtgtcatgtgatccttcagaaatcattctaatatgctggtttggtgttcatttttttttcatgccgtGTAATATTTGTAATAGAAATCTTGTTATAAATATACTGCTTATACAGTGTTGGGTTACGCAAGTTATGTAAtcggattacttttttcaagtaactagtaaagtaatacattacttttaaattgaagacaaaatatctgagttacgttttcaaataagtaatgcaagttactttgttttcccatttattgactgaccccagatgagaaaaagcaatgcaaaagtaatgacgcattactttcaataaaaagtaactaagtaacgcagttagttacttttttagggagtaacgcaatattgtaatgcattacttttaaaagtaacttttcccAACACTGGTTGTAACAttctaaatgtctttactatcacttataatcaatttaatacatccgTTCTGAAAAAATAACTAAAGAATTGATTTGTTTCCAATAATTAAAAATCTTATCTCAACTTTTGACTGGCAGTGTATTTGAATTTTAAGCAAATGTACACGAAAGACTGACATGTTCTGTCTTCGTCTGTTAGGAGCCGTTCATCCAAGCGTGCGTCACGTTCCTGAAGAGACGATGTCCCTCCATCATGGGTGGTTTGGCCCCAGAGAAAGACCAGCCGAAGAGTGCTCAACTTCCTCCTGAAACACTGGCTACAATGCTTGCATGTCTGCAGTCTTGTGCTGGGTGTGTATAGAGCCTTGCACATGTTCCTAAACATTTCAAGAAAATGCTTGGGTTGCTGTTAAACACCTGGTTTTGTTGGATTGTTTGAGCAGGAGTGTGTCTCAAGAGCTGTCAGAGACAATCTTGACCATGGTGGCCAACTGTAGCAATGTGATGAACAAGGCCCGGCAGCCGCCACCAGGAGTCCTGCCAAAGGGACGAGCTCCCAGCACCAGCAGCTTAGATGCTATCTCACCTGTTCAAGTAACTGACCTTACTTACTGACTGAAGATGGCTATTAGTGTCAAAAATCTCTGAACTGCATTCAATGGTGTTGTACTTACATCTGCCCTGTTGTATTCCAGATGGACCCTCTCTCTGCGATGGGCTCTTTGAGTCTAGGTGTCTCATCCACCTCTCATACCCCGAGCATGCAAGGATTCCCCAGCCTGCAGGGCTCTGCCTTTAGTAATCCCCAATCCCCAGCCAAAGCCTTCTCAAACCTACCAAACCCAAACCCCAGCACAGCTTTCCCAGGAATCAACCCCCTCTCTTCGCAGCTCCAAGGTACCGTGAGACTACTGTGAATTTATACACTCTGGTCCAGAACTTATTGAGGCTGAACTATTGTTTATCatagtttgttttcatttacaaatgcattagaATTTCAACAAATTTCTTGAACTGCTTCTCAAGGTCCTCTGAGCACAAGCTTGACTGGGCTTGGCTCAGGTTTGGGAATGCCCGCCGTCAGCAGCGATCCCTTCGGCACCAGGAAGATGAGCACACCGGGGCTAAACCCGCCCACATTTCAGCAGAGTAAGATGAAGGCCTGTAAGTGGTGGTGTGGCTGAGAGAGTGCCAGGTGCCTCAAGCTGTATTTCCTCTCAAAATTGGCCCTCAGTTTCTCACAAAAGTCCTTTTGACATGCATTTCAAAGTGTCTTTAATCGGTGTAATTTTCATTGCcgggccaaaaaaaaaagtatcattaGAATCCAAGAGGAAATACAGGTCAGTCTACATTACTGCAAGATGTTCTTGGCAACTAGTTTGGATCCGTGTGAAAATATCATCAGTTTTCTTCCATTAGACCTATGAAGGAAAACAAGCTGTTTGCCAGGAacttctgttttgttttctcaGCTTTAGGCAATCTTTTTACAAAttaagtgatttaaaaaaaacaaacaaaaaaaaaaaattgtgaggtAACAAGAGTTTTCTATGTTGTAGCTGACCTTTCTCAGGTGTGGCCAGAGGCAAACCAGCACTTTAGTAAGGAGATTGACGATGAAGCAAACAGCTATTTCCAGCGCATCTACAACCATCCGCCACACCCCACAATGTCTGTGGATGAGGTGAGATCAGCAAAAGGAACTGAACGGGTAGAATGGCATTTTTGCTCATTCCTAATGCCTCAACTCTAATCTCTCAGGTGCAGCTTTCAAAATCATACTTATTCTTTCAATGTAGGTGCTGGAAATGCTGCAGAGATTTAAGGACTCTAACATCAAGCGGGAACGTGAAGTTTTTAACTGCATGCTGAGGAATCTGTTTGAGGAGTACCGATTCTTCCCTCAGTATCCAGACAAAGAGCTGCACATCACCGCATGCCTCTTTGGGGGAATCATTGAGAAGGGCCTGGTGACGTACATGGCGCTGGGCTTAGCCTTACGATATGTGCTGGAAGCTTTACGCAAACCTTATGGATCAAAGATGTATTACTTTGGGATTGCTGCACTAGATAGATTTAAAAATAGGTACTGCCACTACTTTGTCATACAATATACAATAAAGATCTCATTTGGAACATATCTTGATAAACTGAGTtgtgtatttgttttaaatCTGAGCCACTCTCTTCCTCAGACTGAAGGACTATCCCCAGTACTGTCAGCACTTGGCGTCAATAGCCCATTTCCTGCAGTTCCCACACCATTTACAAGAGGTAACCtagtttttccattttattttggtAGATGCCCACAGCATCTTCCCATAATTTCTCACTCTGCGCTAGTTGGTTAAACTTCCAACTGAACAAGTGTCCTGTTGTATGTTGTCCATTTTCTGTGTGTAGTATATAGAGTATGGCCAGCAGTCCAGAGACCCTCCTGTGAAGATGCAAGGCTCAATTACCACCCCAGGTAGCCTGGCTCTAGCCCAGGCTCAAGCTCAGTCTCAGACCCCTAAAGCCCCCCAACCTGGCCAAGCCAGCACCTTAGTGACCACAGCCACCACGACCACCACCGTTGCCAAAACCACCACCATCACGAGACCTACAGCTGTTGGACCGAAGAAGGATGTGCCAGTAAGTGAACATAGTCACTGTTCcataaatgtaattttcttGAATTTACCATTGGTCTAAGATGCACTCATCTGTTATTTGACGTTTTAATTTCCTCCACAGCCTTCAATCAACACCACAAACATTGACACCTTGTTGGTGGCCACAGACCAGACTGAAAGGATCGTTGAGCCCCCAGAGAATGTTCAGGAGAAGATTGCATTCATCTTCAACAACTTGTCCCAATCAAACATGTCCCAAAAGGTTTGTTTTTACAATTTATATGATTAGCGTGCTGCATTTTATATCAGACGTTTGTGCTTTTAACTCCTAAACCATCtctttctgtttgtttgaaGGTGGAGGAGCTGAAAGAGACTGTGAAAGAAGAATTCATGCCCTGGGTCTCTCAGTACCTGGTCATGAAGCGTGTCAGCATTGAGCCCAACTTCCACAGCCTGTATTCTAACTTCCTGGACACACTGAAAAACCCAGAGTTTGTTAAAATGGTTCTCAATGAGACTTACAGAAACATCAAggtaacatttttgaaaaataacacatttaaggACAAAAAACGGAGGCATAGCTATGTTATGATCACttcattgttgttgtttttttgttttttttttctctcaggtCCTTCTTACCTCTGATAAGGCAGCTGCTAACTTCTCAGATCGATCCCTGCTGAAGAATCTGGGTCACTGGCTTGGAATGATCACCCTAGCTAAAAACAAACCCATCCTTTACACAGTGAGTTCATTTTTATCACCTGTGCTTGAAACATTTATAGATGTTTCGAAAACGGATCCAGTAAGTTTTTGTAACAGCAGTGTGACCGCATTGATTTGCTCTATTTTATAGGATCTGGAGCTGAAGTCTCTCTTGCTGGAGGCTTATGTGAAAGGCCAGCAGGAGTTACTGTATGTTGTCCCCTTTGTGGCCAAAGTCTTGGAATCAAGTCTGCGGAGTGTGGTAATCATTTAATTTTCTCTCCCAGTCTTGCTGTCAGGTGTTGAGGTGTGGGTCAGTTTTGCAATTACCTGGACATAACCTCTTAACAACTGATGCTCTGTTTTGTAGATCTTCAGACCGCAGAACCCTTGGACCATGGGCATCATGAATGTATTGGCTGAGCTCCACCAAGAACATGACTTAAAGGTCAGTCACTTCTCATTGATGCTAAGCTTAATGGTGCATAAGCATCTAGTGGTGTTTCAACGCAGTCACTCAATTCTTTTGTTACAGCTTAACCTCAAGTTTGAGATCGAGGTGCTCTGCAAGAATCTGTCTCTGGACATCAGTGAGCTGAAGCCAGGAAACCTGCTGAGAGACAAAGAGAAGCTGAAGAATTTAGAGGAGCAGCTCTCTGCACCAAAGAAAGAGACCAAGCCTCCTGAAGAGATGCTGCCTATAGTTACTACAGGTATAACACTAAAACAGGCATGTTGTAAGTTGCGTTCTTTTTCTATAGTTTTTGATTTCCTGTTTAACCATCAGTAGACTCTGTTTCATTTACAGCTGCTCCCTCGACTCCGGCCACCACCACAACCTGTACTGCCACGGGGCCACCCACACCACAGTTCAGCTACCATGACATCAATGTGTATGCTCTGGCTGGCCTTGCCCCGCACATCAACATCAATGTTAACGTTAGTCTCACACTATTTAAAGCCAATTTATGCTATTTAATGTTGAATACTTTTAAATTGTACATTACCTTTTCTTCACTGTTTTTCTATAGATTCCACTGCTGCAGGCCCACCCTCAGCTGAAGCAGTGCGTGAGACCAGCAATCGAGCGTGCCGTACAGGAGCTTGTGCATCCAGTGGTGGACCGATCAATCAAGATCGCCATGACCACCTGCGAGCAGATAGTCCGGAAAGACTTTGCACTAGACTCTGAAGAGTCTCACATGCGCGTAGCTGCCCACCACATGATGCGTAACCTGACAGCCGGCATGGCCATGATCACCTGTAGAGAGCCGCTGCTCATGAGCATCGCCACCAACCTGAAGAACAGCTTTGCAGCAGCTCTTAGGGTAGGGAATAACTTTCTCTCATTCTAAATCAAGACTTCTAGTCACTTTAAGAATTTTGACTGGATGAACATACATTTCAGGCTCCCACACCCCAGCAGAGAGAGATGATGGAAGAGGCGGCTGCTCGCATCGCACAGGACAACTGTGAGCTTGCATGTTGCTTTATCCAAAAGACAGCAGTGGAGAAAGCTGGACCTGAGATGGACAAGAGACTGGCAACTGTAAGTCCTTGCGTACTGTCCTAATTGTTACATCAGTTGAGCAACAGTTGCTTTTCTAGTATAATCTgatgaatttctttcttacaGGAATTTGAGCTGAGGAAGCACGCTCGCCAAGAAGGCCGCCGCTATTGTGATCCCATGGTACTCACCTATCAGGCAGAGCGTATGCCAGAGCAAATCAGACTGAAGGTGAGAGCTCTTTGCATACTTCTCTAAGGTCGAGTTGATGTACTGTTCTCTGTCAGTGTTAGATTCTGACCTGCTGCTCCTCTTCAGGTCGGTGGAGTGGATCCTAAACAGCTGGCTGTTTATGAGGAGTTTGCCCGAAACGTTCCTGGCTTCCTACCCAGTAACGACCTGTCTCAGCCCACTGGTTTCCTTGCCCAACCAATGAAGGTAGAGCTCCTGTCTTTCTTGAAGAGATTTTGTTTGGTTGTCACATTGGGTAGCTCACTCACAGGTTCTTTTTCTGCATTGCAGCAACAGGCATGGCCCACTGATGATGTGGCTCACATCTATGATAAGTGCATTTCGGACCTGGAGCAGCACCTGCACGCTATTCCACCTGCGCTGGCCATGAATCCACAGACCCAGGCCATACGCAGCCTCCTGGAGGCAGTTGTCATGGCTAGGAACTCCCGGGATGGCATTGCTGCCCTGGGCCTTTTGCAAAAGGTTAGATAGTCTCTGGGGGAAAAACTTGGGGAACAACCCTATACAACAGTgttgtccaatcctgctcctggagggccactgttcTGAAGATTTTTAGCAGGTCTTCAAGATCACCAGGAACTTCCAGGCAAAtgtgttggagctaaactctgcaggaccattagccctccaggaccaggattggacacccctgctatATGGTCTCAGCTTAAATCTAATGTGTCTTGTCGGTGccgatagcctcgtgggcagcacGCCGACATATAGCGCAGTTGCACTTTGGGCGAACCGTCCTTTCCCAATCCCGTCCCCTCTCTCCCCCGCTTTGCTTCCTGTCTGCTTAttgtcctatcataataaaggcaaaaatgacaaaaataaatcttaaaaaaaaaatctaacatcTCTTCTGCTTGCTTGCTCTCAGGCTGTGGAGGGTCTGCTAGATGCCACCAGTGGCGCTGATACTGATCTGTTGCTAAGCTACAGGGAGTGCCACCTGTTGGTGCTGAAAGCTCTACAGGACGGTCGTGCCTACGGCCCACAGTGGTGCAACAAACAAATCACCAGGCCAGTATTGCAACTGTGACGTAAACTTGTTAGTCACAGGCATAGATGGACCTCAAAGGTCCTAACGTTTTCTTCTATGCACCCTGCAGATGCCTGATTGAGTGCAGAGATGAATACAAGTACAACGTTGAGGCCGTAGAGCTCCTCATCAGAAACCACCTGGTCAACATGCAGCAGTACGACATGCACCTGGCTCAGGTGAGAACAGTGTCTCTAGGACTTCAAAGAAAATAGATGTAAATGAGTGGATTCTTACACTCCTGTGTTTTCAGTCCATGGAGAACGGTCTGAACTACATGGCCGTGGCATTCGCCATGCAGCTAGTGAAGCTCCTGCTGGTTGACGAACGCAGCGTGAGCCACATCACAGAGGCAGATCTCTTCCACACCATCGAGACGTTGATGAGGACCAGTGCCCACTCCAGAGCCAACGCTCCTGAAGGGTAAGATGCCACTTATGCTACTGGTTGAACTGAATGTCCATTTTGTTACTGAACATTTAAGTAACTTGGACAACTTCTGTGTAACCACTAGTTTGCCCCAGCTGATGGATGTTGTCCGCTCCAACTACGAGGCCATGATCGATCGTCACCATGGTGGGCCAAACTTCATGATGCACTCTGGGATTTCTCAAGCCTCTGAGTATGATGACCCACCAGGTCTTAGAGAGAAGGCAGAGTACCTGCTGAGAGAATGGGTCAACCTGTACCACTCAGCAGCTGCAGGAAGGGACAGCACTAAGGCCTTCTCTGCATTTGTTGGACAGGTTAGCCAGTTTTGAGTCCCCAACTTGTTTTCTCAAGGCTAGAATTGGCCTGCATTACTTCATTCACTCCTGCATTGTTCTTTCACAGATGCACCAGCAGGGCATCCTGAAGACCGACGACCTCATCACTCGCTTCTTCCGGCTGTGCACAGAGATGTGCGTGGAGATCAGTTACCGCGCTCAAGCCGAACAGCAGCACCCCACCACAAGCCCTGCTATCATCAGGGCGAAGTGCTACCATAACCTGGATGCTTTTGTTCGGCTCATTGCCCTTCTGGTCAAACACTCCGGAGAAGCGACCAACACGGTCACCAAAATCAACCTCCTCAACAAGGTTGGAATGCTTACAGCGGTTTGTGGCTCAATGTTGACACACTTTTTTTGAAGGACATATTGTTTTGTAGGTCTTGATTTAATGCTGCATTTCTTGTCATGGTTCAGGTTCTGGGCATTGTGGTGGGTGTGTTGATCCAGGATCACGATGTAAGGCAGACTGAGTTCCAGCAGCTTCCATACCACCGAATCTTCATCATGCTTCTGCTGGAGCTTAATGCACCAGAGCATGTGCTGGAGACCATCAACTTCCAGACGCTCACTGCCTTCTGGTAAGCACGTGGCTTTAGACTTAAGATCTGGTCAGATTTATTGTCGTTCGGCCAATTTTCATGGGCAAAattccagtcatttcaataggaagCCATGTGGGTGAAAAATCTTTCCCACACAGATTTGGCAACAGTAACATGTATTTGTTGCATTTACCAACATGcctggtttgaaagtgacttctgtgtgagctggGCTTCATACATCACTATTGACAATAGATAatggaccttttttttttttttttttgagaaagtttGCTAATGTGACCACACCTTTACCATTTTGGTCAGTTTTTGAGTATTAAAGGACATTGTCTCTTTCAGCAACACCTTCCACATCCTGAGGCCTACTAAAGCACCTGGTTTTGTGTATGCTTGGCTGGAGCTCATCTCTCACCGCATCTTCATTGCCAGGATGCTTGCacacaccccacaacaaaaggTATATCATACAGCAGATACAGACATCAGGGGTGTTCAATTCTGCTCCACTTTCCTGCAAAGTTTGACTATAATTAAACATGAAACTGCTAATAAAGGGCTTCAGGATTACTCTAAAGTCCAAGGCAGTTGttttggagctaaactttgcaggaaaGGGCTCTTTCAGGAGCAGGATTGAGCACCTCTGATGTCCCACCACATCCCATATTCATGCCAGTCAATCGCTGACTAGCTTCTGTGCCTTAAACGTCTCTT from Chanodichthys erythropterus isolate Z2021 chromosome 24, ASM2448905v1, whole genome shotgun sequence includes these protein-coding regions:
- the cnot1 gene encoding CCR4-NOT transcription complex subunit 1 isoform X3, with the translated sequence MNLDSLSLALSQISYLVDNLTKKNYRASQQEIQHIVNRHGPEADRHLLRCLFSHVDFSGDGKSSGKDFHQTQFLIQECVSLITKPNFISTLCYAIDNPLHYQKSLKPSPHLFTQLSKVLKLSKVQEVIFGLALLNSSNADLRGFAAQFVKQKLPDLLRSYVDADLGGNQEGGFQDIAIEVLHLLLSHLLFGQKGSSGVGQEQIDAFLKTLCRDFPQERCPVVLAPLLYPDKRDILMDRILPDSADLNKTMMESSLADFMQEVGYGFCASVEECRNIILQYGVREVTASQVARVLGMMARTHSGLSDGIGLQSISNPVGGGIWSDGKDKSDGSQAHTWNVEVLIDVVKEVNPNLNFKEVTYELDHPGFLIRDSKGLQIVVYGVQRGLGMEVFPVDLIYRPWKHAEGQLSFIQHSLMSPEVFCFADYPCHTVAIDILKAPPEDDNREIATWKSLDLVESLLRLSEVGHYEQVKQLFSFPIKHCPDMLVLALLQISTSWHTLRHELISTLMPIFLGNHPNSAIILHYAWHGQGQSPSIRQLIMHSMAEWYMRGEQYDQAKLSRILDVAQDLKSLSMLLNGTPFAFVIDLAALASRREYLKLDKWLTDKIREHGEPFIQACVTFLKRRCPSIMGGLAPEKDQPKSAQLPPETLATMLACLQSCAGSVSQELSETILTMVANCSNVMNKARQPPPGVLPKGRAPSTSSLDAISPVQMDPLSAMGSLSLGVSSTSHTPSMQGFPSLQGSAFSNPQSPAKAFSNLPNPNPSTAFPGINPLSSQLQGPLSTSLTGLGSGLGMPAVSSDPFGTRKMSTPGLNPPTFQQTDLSQVWPEANQHFSKEIDDEANSYFQRIYNHPPHPTMSVDEVRSAKGTERVLEMLQRFKDSNIKREREVFNCMLRNLFEEYRFFPQYPDKELHITACLFGGIIEKGLVTYMALGLALRYVLEALRKPYGSKMYYFGIAALDRFKNRLKDYPQYCQHLASIAHFLQFPHHLQEYIEYGQQSRDPPVKMQGSITTPGSLALAQAQAQSQTPKAPQPGQASTLVTTATTTTTVAKTTTITRPTAVGPKKDVPPSINTTNIDTLLVATDQTERIVEPPENVQEKIAFIFNNLSQSNMSQKVEELKETVKEEFMPWVSQYLVMKRVSIEPNFHSLYSNFLDTLKNPEFVKMVLNETYRNIKVLLTSDKAAANFSDRSLLKNLGHWLGMITLAKNKPILYTDLELKSLLLEAYVKGQQELLYVVPFVAKVLESSLRSVIFRPQNPWTMGIMNVLAELHQEHDLKLNLKFEIEVLCKNLSLDISELKPGNLLRDKEKLKNLEEQLSAPKKETKPPEEMLPIVTTAAPSTPATTTTCTATGPPTPQFSYHDINVYALAGLAPHININVNIPLLQAHPQLKQCVRPAIERAVQELVHPVVDRSIKIAMTTCEQIVRKDFALDSEESHMRVAAHHMMRNLTAGMAMITCREPLLMSIATNLKNSFAAALRAPTPQQREMMEEAAARIAQDNCELACCFIQKTAVEKAGPEMDKRLATEFELRKHARQEGRRYCDPMVLTYQAERMPEQIRLKVGGVDPKQLAVYEEFARNVPGFLPSNDLSQPTGFLAQPMKQQAWPTDDVAHIYDKCISDLEQHLHAIPPALAMNPQTQAIRSLLEAVVMARNSRDGIAALGLLQKAVEGLLDATSGADTDLLLSYRECHLLVLKALQDGRAYGPQWCNKQITRCLIECRDEYKYNVEAVELLIRNHLVNMQQYDMHLAQSMENGLNYMAVAFAMQLVKLLLVDERSVSHITEADLFHTIETLMRTSAHSRANAPEGLPQLMDVVRSNYEAMIDRHHGGPNFMMHSGISQASEYDDPPGLREKAEYLLREWVNLYHSAAAGRDSTKAFSAFVGQMHQQGILKTDDLITRFFRLCTEMCVEISYRAQAEQQHPTTSPAIIRAKCYHNLDAFVRLIALLVKHSGEATNTVTKINLLNKVGMLTAVLGIVVGVLIQDHDVRQTEFQQLPYHRIFIMLLLELNAPEHVLETINFQTLTAFCNTFHILRPTKAPGFVYAWLELISHRIFIARMLAHTPQQKGWPMYAQLLIDLFKYLAPFLRNVELNKPMQILYKGTLRVLLVLLHDFPEFLCDYHYGFCDVIPPNCIQLRNLILSAFPRNMRLPDPFTPNLKVDMLSEINIAPRILTNFTGVMPSQFKKDLDSYLKTRSPVTFLSELRSNLQVVHSRIVSNEPGNRYNIQLINALVLYVGTQAIAHIHNKGSTPSMSTITHSAHMDIFQNLAVDLDTEGRYLFLNAIANQLRYPNSHTHYFSCTMLYLFAEANAEAIQEQITRVLLERLIVNRPHPWGLLITFIELIKNPAFKFWSHDFVHCAPEIEKLFQSVAQCCMGQKQAQQVMEGTGAS